The Sinomicrobium kalidii genome contains a region encoding:
- a CDS encoding LexA family transcriptional regulator, translating into MLNTPKYRQHYANTQEKKSPDASFILKKLKNYLQVRTNIELADLLGIKPNTISTWKKRNSMDYELIVSVCEKYGINLNDIFYDNNTVFEVENTDQNTGISVITRDLQYQYVNHLDESSFLENIPRYNFPFINGNNMRAFQVTGNMMYPTLEDNAIVIGQRLNSPNEIRDNKNYVIVSQLRGIFINRVRISYNSPGELLLVNDNKIIPQEIKISSDEITEAWEVKAKLSYSLIEEPVIQQF; encoded by the coding sequence ATGTTAAACACACCCAAATATAGACAACATTATGCGAATACACAAGAAAAAAAATCACCTGACGCGAGTTTTATTCTAAAAAAATTAAAAAATTACTTACAAGTAAGGACGAATATAGAACTCGCGGACCTTTTGGGAATTAAACCCAATACCATTTCCACATGGAAAAAAAGGAACAGTATGGATTACGAACTCATTGTTTCGGTATGCGAGAAATACGGTATTAACCTGAATGATATTTTCTACGATAACAACACGGTCTTCGAAGTTGAAAACACCGATCAAAACACCGGTATAAGTGTTATTACCAGGGATTTACAGTATCAATACGTTAATCACCTGGACGAAAGTTCTTTTCTGGAAAATATCCCGAGATACAATTTTCCATTTATCAACGGCAATAACATGAGGGCTTTCCAGGTTACCGGAAACATGATGTACCCCACCCTGGAAGACAACGCTATTGTAATTGGCCAACGCCTCAATTCGCCAAATGAAATCAGGGACAATAAAAATTATGTTATTGTGAGCCAATTGCGAGGCATCTTCATCAACAGAGTGCGAATATCATACAATTCGCCCGGAGAACTTTTACTTGTTAATGACAATAAAATAATCCCCCAGGAAATAAAAATCAGTAGTGATGAAATTACGGAAGCCTGGGAAGTTAAGGCCAAATTAAGCTACTCTCTCATAGAAGAACCTGTAATACAGCAATTTTGA
- a CDS encoding diadenylate cyclase, which translates to MKIFDFLNFTIIDLVDIVLVAFLLYYVYKLVKGTVAVNIFIGFGIIYLIWRITEVLQMHMMSSIFGSFMSVGFFALIVLFQQEIRKFLLTIGSTNLANRKNIKKYFRFFKDDGFDIQTNIKALVTACEKLGNSRTGALLVIERNTPLDFVKNTGDNMYIKITVPIIESIFYKNSPLHDGAVIINGNYIVATRVVLPVSNERSIPLRFGLRHRAAIGITDKTDAVVLVVSEETGQISYIKDGQFTLFDNTDELITLIEEDLG; encoded by the coding sequence TTGAAGATATTTGATTTTCTCAATTTCACAATTATCGACCTTGTAGATATTGTACTGGTAGCCTTTTTACTGTATTATGTATATAAACTGGTAAAAGGGACTGTTGCAGTCAATATCTTTATCGGTTTTGGTATCATCTATCTTATCTGGAGAATTACCGAAGTGTTGCAGATGCATATGATGAGCAGTATTTTCGGCAGTTTTATGAGTGTCGGATTTTTTGCACTCATCGTACTCTTCCAGCAGGAAATCCGCAAATTCCTCCTAACCATAGGCTCCACCAACCTGGCCAACCGGAAAAACATCAAAAAGTATTTCCGTTTTTTCAAGGATGATGGTTTTGACATCCAGACCAATATAAAAGCCCTTGTGACCGCCTGCGAAAAACTCGGAAATTCCAGGACCGGCGCTTTGCTGGTGATAGAACGCAACACCCCGCTCGACTTTGTAAAGAATACCGGGGACAACATGTACATCAAAATAACCGTCCCCATCATAGAAAGTATTTTTTACAAAAACAGCCCGTTGCACGACGGAGCAGTGATCATAAACGGTAACTATATTGTGGCCACACGGGTTGTACTTCCCGTATCCAATGAAAGAAGTATCCCTTTAAGGTTCGGCCTCCGGCACCGCGCCGCCATAGGCATAACAGATAAAACCGATGCGGTTGTACTCGTGGTCAGTGAAGAAACCGGACAGATTTCCTATATTAAAGACGGCCAGTTCACCCTCTTTGACAATACGGATGAACTCATTACACTTATCGAAGAGGACCTGGGTTAA
- the truA gene encoding tRNA pseudouridine(38-40) synthase TruA, translated as MRYFIELSYHGKHYHGWQRQPNAPSVQETLENGLSLLLREPVTITGAGRTDAGVHARQMFAHFDSEAGLHTKDFAYKLNALLARDIAIHRIFTVADEAHARFDAVSRTYEYWINQSKNPFLDGLSYYLRHPPDIDKMNRAAEIIMKYSDFQCFSKSKTDVKTYFCEISHARWVFTDEKLVFTITADRFLRNMVRAIVGTLLEVGSGKMPVENVKKIIESKNRSEAGVSVPAHGLYLTRIEYPFVRNEKEHHGNRT; from the coding sequence TTGCGCTATTTTATAGAGTTATCATATCACGGAAAGCATTATCACGGCTGGCAAAGGCAACCCAATGCCCCTTCCGTGCAGGAGACACTGGAAAACGGGCTTTCGCTATTGCTCCGGGAACCCGTAACTATTACCGGGGCCGGAAGAACAGATGCCGGGGTACATGCCAGGCAAATGTTTGCCCACTTCGATTCCGAAGCCGGGCTGCATACCAAAGATTTTGCCTACAAGCTGAATGCATTGCTTGCCAGGGATATTGCCATACACCGTATATTTACGGTAGCCGACGAGGCGCATGCCCGTTTCGATGCCGTATCAAGAACATATGAATACTGGATCAATCAAAGTAAAAACCCGTTCCTGGACGGGCTGTCCTATTACCTGCGGCACCCTCCGGATATCGACAAGATGAACCGGGCGGCAGAAATCATAATGAAATATTCGGACTTTCAATGCTTTTCAAAGTCAAAAACCGATGTAAAAACATATTTCTGCGAAATATCCCATGCCCGATGGGTATTTACAGACGAAAAACTGGTCTTTACCATCACGGCAGACCGGTTTCTCCGCAATATGGTCCGGGCCATTGTGGGGACCCTCCTGGAAGTAGGGTCGGGAAAAATGCCGGTAGAAAACGTTAAAAAAATCATAGAAAGCAAAAATAGAAGTGAAGCGGGCGTGTCAGTTCCCGCACATGGTTTATATTTAACCCGAATTGAATATCCTTTTGTCCGGAATGAAAAGGAGCATCATGGCAACCGGACATAG
- a CDS encoding ABC transporter ATP-binding protein, translated as MSTNKGTAFDFSLFKRLMKHARHYRLIFYSVALIAVLVSVFSVARPYLLKITVDDYIQHKDYEGMLFFIVLMIITLICGVVSQLSFIYYANWLGQSIIRDIRIQLLKHMLGFKMKYYDNSSIGILVTRAVSDMQRIGEIFSQGLFMIVSDLLQMFVVAGVMLFTSWKLSLIVFAILPLILYATRLFQKAMKVAFTEVRAQVANLNSFVQERISGMKIVQLYTREDIEHKKFGEINEKHKKAWLKTVWYNSIFFPVAELASSITIGLVVWYGGLRTIAGDDIELGSVFMFIEMSQMLFRPLRQIADKFNTLQMGMVAAGRVFGILDTSSSIEDKGMVTASNLKGHIRFKDVHFGYLKDEEVLHGISFEVKPGQTIAIVGATGAGKSTIINLLNRFYEINSGAIQIDGVNISDYALTSLRSRIAVVLQDVFLFADTIFHNITLKNPEITEQQVHEAAKSIGIHDFIMSLPGGYNYNVKERGTMLSSGQRQLIAFLRAYVSNPDILVLDEATSSVDSHSEQLIQNATEKITEGRTSIVIAHRLATIKKADKIMVMDAGKVVESGTHRELLQKEGGYYKNLYEVQFMAEEETI; from the coding sequence ATGAGCACCAACAAAGGAACTGCATTTGACTTCAGCCTTTTTAAAAGGCTCATGAAACACGCACGTCACTACAGGCTTATCTTTTACAGTGTGGCACTTATTGCCGTCCTGGTATCCGTGTTTTCCGTAGCCAGACCTTACCTGCTCAAGATCACCGTAGATGATTACATACAACACAAGGACTACGAAGGCATGCTGTTTTTTATAGTCCTTATGATCATAACACTCATTTGCGGTGTTGTCAGCCAGTTGTCTTTTATCTATTACGCCAACTGGCTGGGGCAGTCCATCATCAGGGATATCCGTATACAGCTCTTAAAGCACATGCTCGGGTTTAAGATGAAGTATTACGACAATTCCTCCATAGGCATACTGGTAACCAGAGCCGTAAGTGACATGCAGCGCATCGGGGAAATATTCAGCCAGGGACTTTTCATGATCGTGAGCGACCTGTTGCAAATGTTTGTCGTGGCCGGGGTAATGCTTTTTACAAGCTGGAAACTCTCCCTTATTGTATTTGCCATACTCCCCCTTATCCTTTATGCCACACGCCTGTTCCAGAAGGCCATGAAAGTGGCTTTTACAGAAGTAAGGGCACAGGTGGCCAACCTCAACTCTTTTGTTCAGGAACGCATTTCGGGAATGAAGATCGTACAGCTCTATACCCGGGAAGACATCGAGCACAAAAAATTCGGGGAAATCAACGAAAAACACAAAAAAGCCTGGCTCAAGACCGTTTGGTACAACTCCATATTCTTCCCCGTGGCCGAACTGGCCTCTTCCATAACCATCGGGCTCGTAGTCTGGTACGGGGGACTGCGTACCATTGCGGGGGACGATATCGAGCTGGGGAGCGTTTTCATGTTTATCGAAATGTCACAAATGCTGTTCCGTCCGCTGCGACAGATCGCCGATAAGTTCAACACCCTGCAAATGGGAATGGTAGCCGCCGGTCGTGTATTCGGCATACTGGACACCAGCAGTTCTATTGAAGACAAGGGCATGGTTACGGCCAGCAACCTCAAGGGACACATCCGTTTCAAAGACGTACATTTCGGATACCTGAAAGACGAGGAAGTGCTGCACGGCATCTCTTTTGAGGTCAAACCCGGTCAAACCATCGCCATTGTAGGTGCTACGGGAGCAGGAAAATCTACCATTATCAATCTCCTGAACCGTTTTTACGAAATAAATTCCGGAGCCATACAGATTGACGGAGTGAATATCAGCGACTATGCACTCACGTCCCTGAGAAGCCGTATTGCCGTAGTATTGCAGGATGTATTCCTCTTTGCCGATACCATATTCCACAATATTACCCTTAAAAACCCGGAAATAACAGAACAACAGGTTCACGAAGCGGCCAAAAGTATCGGTATCCACGATTTTATAATGAGCCTCCCCGGCGGATATAATTACAATGTAAAAGAAAGAGGAACCATGCTGTCCAGCGGCCAACGCCAGCTCATCGCCTTTTTACGGGCGTACGTGAGCAACCCGGATATCCTGGTACTCGACGAAGCCACTTCATCTGTCGACTCCCATTCGGAACAACTCATTCAGAACGCTACCGAAAAAATCACCGAAGGCCGGACTTCCATCGTCATAGCACACCGCCTGGCCACTATTAAAAAAGCAGATAAAATAATGGTGATGGATGCCGGAAAAGTGGTGGAATCGGGTACGCACCGCGAACTCCTGCAAAAAGAAGGCGGTTACTACAAAAACCTCTACGAGGTACAGTTCATGGCCGAGGAAGAAACCATTTAA
- a CDS encoding metallophosphoesterase family protein, which yields MTKILLLSDTHSHMDNTILKYARQADEVWHAGDIGNLAVTDSLKNTAPLRAVYGNIDSADARKEFPEHNRFMCEGVDIWITHIGGYPGRYDKRVREELRKDPPKLFICGHSHILKVMYDKKLDLLHMNPGAAGKYGLHQVRTMLRFVIDKDQIRDLEIVELGKK from the coding sequence ATGACTAAAATCCTGCTTTTATCCGATACCCACAGCCATATGGACAATACCATTCTCAAATATGCCAGGCAGGCCGACGAGGTATGGCATGCCGGGGATATCGGTAATCTCGCCGTGACCGACAGCCTGAAGAACACAGCTCCGCTCCGTGCGGTTTACGGCAATATTGACAGTGCAGATGCCCGAAAAGAATTCCCCGAACACAACCGGTTTATGTGCGAAGGCGTTGACATATGGATCACACACATAGGCGGGTATCCCGGGAGGTACGACAAAAGGGTCAGGGAAGAGCTGCGTAAAGACCCGCCCAAACTCTTTATTTGCGGGCATTCCCATATATTAAAAGTCATGTATGACAAAAAACTGGACCTGTTGCACATGAATCCCGGAGCAGCAGGCAAATACGGACTCCACCAGGTCCGCACCATGCTTCGCTTCGTTATAGACAAGGATCAGATCAGGGACCTTGAAATTGTGGAACTGGGAAAGAAATAG
- a CDS encoding DUF4293 domain-containing protein encodes MLQRIQSIYLIIVVLVSGVLPFVLSLWKDAEGVSVYAASELWAMVMFIVSAILGVISIFAFKKRKNQFVLNRLNMILNLILLGVFAYRSLNLSGESNISEKGIGIFLPVVSIVFLVLANKAIKKDEDLVKSVDRLR; translated from the coding sequence ATGTTACAAAGAATACAGAGTATATATCTAATTATTGTGGTTTTGGTAAGTGGTGTATTGCCTTTTGTATTATCTTTGTGGAAAGATGCTGAGGGCGTTTCGGTGTATGCCGCATCAGAATTATGGGCCATGGTAATGTTCATAGTGTCGGCAATTTTGGGAGTAATTTCCATCTTTGCGTTTAAGAAGAGAAAAAATCAATTTGTGCTGAACAGATTGAACATGATATTAAACTTAATTTTACTAGGAGTATTTGCGTATCGGTCGCTAAATTTATCCGGAGAAAGTAATATTTCAGAGAAGGGTATTGGGATATTTCTTCCTGTTGTTTCTATCGTTTTTTTAGTTTTGGCCAATAAGGCCATCAAAAAGGATGAAGATCTCGTAAAATCTGTAGACCGGTTGCGATAA
- the rho gene encoding transcription termination factor Rho, translated as MFDISDLKGKKLAELQEIAKGLSIPKFRTLKKMDLIYQILDVQATNPKTVTEQKTASSSAGSGETAPKEKERKTRRTRIKKVPADTPSKPKTTQDRGDSNEKKAQEHTPQKNTIQKNTPQEHAPQKNTPQPSQKKQREEKQEDTDSQPKDKKKEYTAGKGQQHQKKSNNNNNHQSYNKENFDKEKKNRYKDPDFEFDGIVESEGVLDIMQDGYGFLRSSDYNYLSSPDDIYVSQSQIRLFGLKTGDTVLGSIRPPKEGEKYFPLIRVTKINGLAPQVVRDRVAFEHLTPLFPEEKFRIAERQSTVSTRIVDLFSPIGKGQRGMIVSQPKTGKTMLLKDIANAIAANHPEVYLLVLLIDERPEEVTDMQRSVHGEVVASTFDEPADRHVKVANIVLEKAKRLVECGHDVVILLDSITRLARAYNTVQPASGKVLSGGVDANALHKPKRFFGAARNIEGGGSLSIIATALTETGSKMDEVIFEEFKGTGNMELQLDRRIANRRIFPAIDLISSSTRRDDLLLDENTIQRMWIMRKYLADMNPVEAMEFMDGRIKRTANNEEFLLTMNQ; from the coding sequence ATGTTCGACATTTCAGATTTAAAAGGAAAGAAATTAGCTGAATTACAGGAAATTGCAAAAGGTTTAAGTATCCCCAAATTCAGGACACTTAAAAAAATGGATTTGATATACCAGATTCTGGACGTACAGGCGACAAATCCGAAAACTGTAACGGAGCAGAAAACCGCTTCATCTTCTGCAGGCAGTGGAGAAACTGCACCCAAGGAAAAGGAAAGAAAAACACGCAGGACAAGAATAAAAAAGGTTCCTGCCGATACACCATCCAAACCCAAGACCACACAAGACAGGGGAGACAGCAACGAAAAAAAGGCCCAGGAACACACTCCCCAGAAAAATACAATTCAGAAAAACACCCCCCAGGAGCACGCTCCACAGAAAAATACCCCCCAGCCTTCCCAGAAAAAGCAAAGAGAGGAAAAGCAGGAAGATACGGACAGCCAGCCCAAAGACAAGAAGAAGGAATACACGGCCGGCAAAGGGCAGCAACACCAGAAAAAAAGCAACAACAACAATAATCACCAGTCCTATAACAAGGAGAATTTCGACAAAGAAAAAAAGAACCGTTATAAAGACCCCGATTTTGAATTTGACGGTATTGTGGAAAGTGAAGGGGTACTGGACATCATGCAGGACGGATACGGTTTTCTCCGCTCTTCCGATTACAATTACCTTTCATCCCCGGATGACATTTACGTATCACAGTCACAAATAAGACTGTTTGGATTAAAAACGGGAGATACCGTGCTCGGTAGCATACGCCCCCCGAAAGAGGGTGAAAAGTACTTTCCGCTTATCCGGGTGACCAAGATTAACGGACTGGCACCCCAGGTAGTACGAGACCGCGTGGCCTTTGAACACCTGACACCGCTTTTCCCCGAAGAAAAATTCCGGATCGCAGAAAGGCAAAGTACGGTTTCCACCCGTATCGTGGATCTCTTTTCTCCTATTGGAAAAGGACAACGGGGAATGATTGTTTCCCAGCCCAAAACGGGTAAGACCATGTTGTTGAAAGATATTGCCAATGCCATTGCCGCCAATCACCCGGAAGTGTATTTGCTGGTACTGCTCATCGATGAACGCCCGGAGGAAGTTACCGACATGCAACGCAGCGTACACGGCGAAGTTGTGGCCTCTACCTTTGACGAGCCGGCAGACCGGCACGTAAAAGTGGCCAACATTGTATTGGAAAAAGCAAAACGACTGGTAGAATGCGGCCATGACGTAGTAATACTGCTCGACTCCATCACCAGGCTGGCCAGGGCGTACAACACGGTACAACCCGCCAGCGGGAAAGTACTGAGCGGTGGTGTGGATGCCAATGCACTGCACAAACCCAAGCGTTTCTTCGGAGCTGCGCGAAACATTGAAGGCGGAGGTTCCCTTTCCATTATAGCCACGGCACTTACCGAAACCGGCTCCAAGATGGATGAAGTGATCTTTGAAGAATTCAAGGGAACGGGTAACATGGAACTCCAGCTCGACAGGCGTATTGCCAACAGAAGGATATTCCCGGCCATCGACCTTATTTCGTCAAGTACCAGACGGGACGACCTTCTGCTCGACGAAAACACCATACAACGGATGTGGATCATGCGAAAATACCTTGCCGACATGAATCCCGTGGAGGCCATGGAATTTATGGACGGCCGTATTAAAAGGACAGCGAACAACGAAGAATTTCTGCTGACCATGAACCAGTAA
- a CDS encoding GNAT family N-acetyltransferase, whose protein sequence is MIAYDLARSETDLEGILELQQKNFPDNLSPEEAKDQGFVTVRHDPDILSRMNREAQSIIARYNNKVVGYCLAMTKSFKNDIPVLIPMFNTIDELSFNGKALRDVNYIVSGQVCIDREHRGKGILDKLYAHYRDTYKHTYTYVITEIVTTNQRSIKAHQRIGFEHLYSYTDPDNTGWDIVIWDWNA, encoded by the coding sequence ATGATAGCATACGATCTGGCCCGGTCTGAAACAGACCTTGAAGGCATACTCGAATTACAGCAAAAAAACTTCCCGGACAACCTGTCTCCGGAAGAAGCCAAAGACCAGGGATTCGTAACCGTACGCCACGACCCCGATATATTAAGCCGGATGAACAGGGAAGCCCAAAGCATTATAGCCAGGTACAATAACAAAGTCGTAGGATATTGCCTTGCGATGACAAAAAGCTTCAAAAACGACATCCCCGTGCTTATCCCCATGTTCAACACCATAGACGAACTGTCCTTTAACGGGAAAGCACTGCGCGATGTCAACTATATCGTATCCGGGCAGGTATGCATAGACAGGGAACACCGCGGAAAAGGTATTCTCGACAAGCTATATGCGCATTACAGGGACACCTATAAACACACTTACACCTATGTTATTACCGAAATAGTTACCACAAACCAAAGGTCGATAAAAGCCCATCAAAGGATCGGCTTTGAACACCTCTACAGCTATACCGATCCCGACAACACCGGCTGGGACATTGTTATCTGGGATTGGAATGCCTGA
- a CDS encoding response regulator transcription factor: MTSPARKILLVEDDPKVCSFINRGLSEEGFEMTVAMNGKQGLEWAESSVFDLLILDIMLPDINGLDICTAVRKDNQRTPILFLTALGSAENIALGLDSGADDYLVKPFKFIELVARIKSLLRRSDNFGNRFIHEEAIYRFADLEVNDTTKTVTRNREEINLTSTEYRLLLMFLRTPYRVLSRQEILEHVWGVNFDIGTNVVDVYVNYLRKKLEKVYKTRLIHTVIGMGYVLKDEDEHEK, translated from the coding sequence ATGACATCTCCCGCAAGAAAAATATTACTCGTTGAAGACGACCCGAAGGTATGCTCTTTTATCAACAGAGGACTGAGCGAGGAAGGATTTGAAATGACCGTTGCCATGAACGGCAAACAGGGTTTGGAATGGGCGGAGTCGTCCGTTTTCGATCTTTTGATCCTCGATATCATGCTCCCGGATATCAACGGACTGGATATCTGCACGGCCGTCCGGAAAGACAATCAGCGCACTCCCATCCTGTTTCTTACGGCGCTGGGAAGTGCTGAAAATATTGCTCTCGGACTGGACAGCGGCGCAGATGACTACCTGGTCAAGCCCTTTAAATTCATAGAGCTCGTGGCACGGATCAAGAGCCTGCTCCGACGTTCCGATAATTTCGGCAACCGTTTTATACATGAAGAAGCGATATACAGGTTTGCCGATCTCGAAGTCAATGACACTACCAAGACCGTTACCAGAAACCGGGAAGAGATCAATCTTACTTCAACCGAGTATCGCCTGCTCCTCATGTTTTTAAGGACCCCCTACCGGGTACTTTCCCGCCAGGAAATCCTGGAACACGTATGGGGCGTAAACTTTGATATCGGCACCAACGTAGTGGACGTTTATGTCAATTACCTGCGGAAAAAACTTGAGAAAGTCTACAAAACACGCCTGATCCATACCGTTATCGGCATGGGTTACGTATTAAAGGATGAAGATGAACACGAGAAATAA
- a CDS encoding sensor histidine kinase has product MNTRNKIIIFLTAITLGYILIFSGFIYFSIENYSYIDFYKRLEIRAITAAKIELEHQQDSDVLREIRQEFLEKLPNEKINIADISGVKAEVKAKKLAVPVHFIEEVLNNGKAFYSRKNTYFSGIRYQTGGKNYLVVVSAENYYSTHHNAYLKKMLIVALLISILIIALFAFLFSKLVFRPVQTIIKKIREISTENMHLRLEVPQNNEELRNLTLTFNDMLNRLETSFETQKNFISNASHELNTPLTSIMGEAEVTLAKERSPEEYREALNNILEDAEKLSKKTEALLLLAHTGYNGKVQKFELVRIDQLILDVEETVKKIYPGCQIHIDFDLLPETSEKLKVKGNKQLLHLAVSNVLMNACKYSDNKEVKIALGVSNDHVIIIIKDQGIGIPEKEMQYIYDPFFRASNTGNYHGYGIGLPLARNVIKMHHGVISVFSTKNRGTTVELKLPVNTKKF; this is encoded by the coding sequence ATGAACACGAGAAATAAGATCATAATATTCCTTACGGCCATAACACTTGGATACATACTGATCTTCAGCGGCTTTATATATTTTTCCATAGAAAACTATTCCTATATAGATTTCTACAAGCGACTGGAAATAAGGGCCATCACCGCTGCAAAAATTGAACTCGAACATCAGCAGGACAGCGATGTGCTCCGTGAAATCCGCCAGGAATTCCTGGAAAAACTCCCCAATGAAAAAATAAACATAGCAGATATTTCAGGAGTAAAAGCCGAAGTCAAGGCCAAAAAACTCGCTGTCCCCGTACATTTTATCGAAGAAGTCCTCAACAACGGCAAAGCTTTTTACAGCAGGAAAAACACCTACTTTTCCGGTATACGGTATCAAACCGGGGGAAAAAATTACCTGGTAGTGGTATCGGCCGAAAACTATTACAGCACGCATCATAATGCCTATCTGAAAAAAATGCTGATCGTGGCCCTGCTCATTTCCATACTCATTATTGCCCTCTTTGCTTTTCTCTTTTCCAAACTCGTGTTCAGGCCCGTTCAGACCATTATCAAGAAGATACGGGAGATAAGTACGGAAAATATGCACCTCCGCCTGGAAGTCCCCCAAAACAATGAAGAGCTCAGAAACCTGACACTTACCTTTAACGATATGCTCAATCGTCTTGAGACTTCTTTTGAGACACAAAAGAATTTTATAAGCAACGCCTCGCATGAATTAAACACTCCCCTTACTTCCATCATGGGAGAAGCGGAGGTAACCCTGGCCAAGGAAAGAAGCCCGGAAGAATACCGGGAAGCGCTTAACAACATACTGGAAGATGCCGAAAAACTCAGCAAAAAGACCGAAGCCCTGTTACTCCTGGCGCATACCGGTTACAACGGTAAAGTACAGAAGTTCGAACTGGTTCGCATAGATCAGCTCATCCTCGACGTAGAAGAAACCGTCAAAAAGATTTATCCCGGCTGCCAGATCCATATCGATTTTGACCTCCTTCCGGAAACCTCGGAAAAACTGAAGGTAAAAGGCAATAAACAGCTGCTTCACCTGGCCGTGTCCAACGTTTTGATGAATGCCTGCAAATATTCGGACAACAAGGAAGTCAAAATTGCACTGGGCGTTTCCAACGACCATGTTATCATTATCATCAAAGACCAGGGCATCGGTATACCCGAAAAGGAAATGCAATATATCTACGACCCTTTTTTCAGGGCCTCAAACACGGGAAATTACCACGGCTACGGTATCGGACTGCCGCTTGCGCGAAATGTGATCAAAATGCACCACGGCGTTATCTCGGTTTTTTCCACCAAAAACCGGGGCACAACGGTAGAACTCAAACTTCCCGTCAACACGAAAAAATTCTAA
- a CDS encoding YoaK family protein, with amino-acid sequence MLRKFSNSRTTKENIQLGSLTAFSAGMVNVTSVIVFFAFTSNVTGHYAILAEEVSKGNWYQAAVVFAWIFLFFGGNFCSNLIIINFNQKNTYLAHAAPLVIEAICLLSVGTYGQFFYRETLNETEVLVAIMLFAMGIQNGLTASISNFSVKTTHLTGLTTDVGLLTSMFTRKEYRENKALRAKARVLFAIVTCYLSGGIFAGIVYQNIGFMVFYIASVVIGVIISYEYYKIKIKKMVRKKRRGQKFKTPVMSR; translated from the coding sequence ATGCTCAGAAAATTCAGTAACAGCAGAACTACAAAAGAAAATATCCAGTTAGGCTCATTAACTGCCTTTTCAGCCGGAATGGTCAACGTGACCTCGGTGATCGTCTTTTTTGCGTTTACATCTAACGTAACGGGGCATTACGCCATACTCGCAGAAGAAGTATCCAAGGGAAACTGGTACCAGGCGGCAGTAGTATTCGCATGGATATTCCTGTTCTTCGGAGGTAATTTCTGTTCCAATCTCATTATTATCAATTTCAACCAGAAAAACACATACCTCGCGCATGCCGCACCATTGGTCATAGAGGCAATATGCCTGCTTTCGGTAGGCACGTACGGGCAGTTCTTCTACAGGGAAACCCTTAATGAAACCGAGGTCCTCGTAGCCATAATGCTCTTTGCCATGGGCATCCAGAACGGGCTTACGGCGAGTATATCCAATTTCTCCGTAAAGACCACCCACCTTACCGGTCTTACAACCGATGTAGGACTCCTGACCTCCATGTTTACCAGGAAAGAATACCGGGAAAACAAGGCGCTCAGGGCCAAGGCCAGGGTATTATTTGCCATAGTTACCTGTTACCTCTCCGGAGGTATTTTTGCGGGTATCGTATATCAGAACATCGGTTTTATGGTGTTTTATATCGCCTCCGTGGTTATTGGTGTCATTATTAGTTACGAATACTACAAAATAAAAATAAAGAAGATGGTACGGAAGAAAAGGCGGGGACAAAAGTTCAAAACACCGGTCATGTCCAGGTGA
- the rpsT gene encoding 30S ribosomal protein S20 codes for MANHKSALKRIRRDEAVRLRNRYQHKTTRNAIKKLRSTEDKKEAETLFPSVVAMIDKLAKRNIIHNNKAANLKSRLAKHIASLA; via the coding sequence ATGGCAAATCATAAGTCGGCATTAAAAAGAATTAGAAGGGATGAAGCAGTGAGGCTGAGAAACAGGTATCAGCACAAGACTACGCGTAATGCGATCAAGAAATTGCGCAGTACTGAAGACAAAAAGGAAGCCGAAACACTGTTCCCGTCTGTAGTAGCTATGATTGATAAGCTGGCCAAAAGGAATATTATTCACAATAACAAAGCGGCCAACCTGAAATCCAGACTGGCAAAACATATTGCTTCTTTGGCGTAA